The Pyxidicoccus sp. MSG2 DNA segment CGAAGGGCATGTACCGGCGGCTGGGCTACCGGGACTTGGGCGGCTGGGTGAGCTGGGTGTACCGCGCCGGCTGAGCGTCAGCGCAGCGACTCCAGCTCCTCCAGCAGGGAGAGCACCTCGCGGGGCTGACGTGCGTCCAACAGGCGCTCCGCGAGCCCGTGGGCGGCCAGCCTCGCCACGTGGGCCAGGCGCACGAGCCGGGCGCTGCCGCGGCCTCCGTCCACCGTCGCCACCACCAGACGCAGGGGCTGACCGTCGGGCGTGTCCACCTTCAGCGGCTTCGCCAGCGTCACCAGGGCCGCCACCGGCGCGGCGCCCGGCAGGACGGCGTGAGGCACCGCCACGCCGCCGCCCACCGCGCACGAGGACTCGGCGTCGCGCAGCCGCAACTCCTCCACCAGGTGGCCCGCATCCGTGCCCGGCAGCGCCGCGCCCAGACGCCCGGCCACCACGTCCAGCACGTCGTCCCAGCCCGCGCAGGACAGCCGCACCACCACCCGCTCCGGGGCCAGCAGCGGGGCGAGCGGCGGCACGGGCCCGTCGTCACGCCCGGCGCGCACCGGGAACTCCGCGTCCAGGAAGTCGCGCACCTTCGCGAGCTGCGCGCCCGACAGCCGCCGCCGCGCGATTTCGAGGAAGAGCGTCCCGGCGCCCGGCACTTCTTCCAGGTAGCTCGCCACGTACGGACTCACCCGCTGGGCCACGTCCATCAGCAGCGCGGGCGGCACGTCCAGCTCGCGGGCGATGGCCGCCAGCCGCTCGGCCGTGGGCGGCGCGTCCAGGCCGTGCTCCACACGGCTGAGGTACGCGCTCGACACGCCGATGCGCCGGGCCATGTCCCGGAGGGACACGCCCGCGTCCACGCGCAACAACCGCAGGGTGGCACCCAGGTGCATGGCTCCCCTCTAGCTCCTCGCGGACGACGAGTGGAACAGCCGCTGGGTGACGCTCAGGGGCATGAACATCCCCTCAGCCCCGCGCCGGCATCGCACGCTCCGGGTCGCGTGCTTCCTCGGTGACTTCCGCGGCCGGGGCGGGCTCCGGGTGGCGGACCACGAGCAGCGAGCCCGGCGCGTCCCGGATGATGCGCTCGCGGTGCAGGCCGAAGAGCCGGTCCTCCAGGCCCCACTGCGCGCCCACGCCCACCACCACCAGGTCATACCCGTGGCGCGCCTCCTCCAGCGCGGCCTCGTCCGGCACATCGTGCCGCACCACCTTGAGCCGCACGCCGCCCTCCTCGGAGGGGAACAGCTCGTCCACCTGGGCCCGCGCGCCGCTGCCGCCCAGGTCCGACGTCACGTGCAGCACCGTCACCTCCGCGCCCGCCTGCTGCATCATCCGCCGCGCCAGCCCCAGCGCCGCCCGGTCATGCCGGCTGCCGATGAAGGGCACCAGCACGCGCTTCACGTCCGACAGCCCCCGGTCCACCAGCACCGCCACCGTGCCCGACGCCGCCTCCATCACCTCGTGCACCGTGCCGCCCAGCACCGTCTGGCTGAAGAGCGGCTTGTGCCACCCCAGCAGCACCAGGTCCGCGCGCCGCGCCTGCGCCGTGCGCACGATGTCCGCGGCGGGCTCGGCGGACACGAAGGACAGCGGCCGCACCGCCAGCCCCAGCTTCTCCGCGCGCCCCAGCAGCGGCACCAGCGCACCCTCCGAGGGCGCACTCCGCTCCGCCTCCGGCAACAGCGGCGCGCGCTCGGGCGGCACCAGGTGCAGCGCGTGCAACTGCGCCCGCTCCCCACCCACCAACGCCCGCGCCAGGGACGCCATGCCCGGCCCCGCCTGCCC contains these protein-coding regions:
- a CDS encoding helix-turn-helix domain-containing protein, producing MHLGATLRLLRVDAGVSLRDMARRIGVSSAYLSRVEHGLDAPPTAERLAAIARELDVPPALLMDVAQRVSPYVASYLEEVPGAGTLFLEIARRRLSGAQLAKVRDFLDAEFPVRAGRDDGPVPPLAPLLAPERVVVRLSCAGWDDVLDVVAGRLGAALPGTDAGHLVEELRLRDAESSCAVGGGVAVPHAVLPGAAPVAALVTLAKPLKVDTPDGQPLRLVVATVDGGRGSARLVRLAHVARLAAHGLAERLLDARQPREVLSLLEELESLR